The genomic interval AGGCTGGCCTGATCGACCTCAATCTGGTGCAACAACAAAAGGTGCTCAACGCCTATAGTTATGCCCAGTTTCTGAAAGATTACGGAATGCACGTTTTTGCTGCTTCACCGCGTCAGGATCAGTCGCTCGAAGAGGTAAAAGACCTGATGCTGGAGCAACTCGACAAGATAAAGAATGGAGAATTTGACGATTGGATGATCGAAGCGCTCGTGAACGATATGCGCCTGAGCGAAATTCGCAGCAACGAAAGCAACTTTAGCAGGGTTTACACTTATGTGGATAACTATGTAAAAGGCATCAGCATCGACGAGCGGCTAAGGTTTATGGATTCGATGGAAAAAATTACAAAAGAAGAAATTGTAAACTTCGCCAACACACATTACACCGATAACTATGTGGTGGTTTACAAACGCCACGGAGTTAGCGATAACATCATGCGCGTGGAAAAACCGGCGCTCACACCTGTTCCGATCAACAAAGAATACCAATCGGAGTTCTTTAAAGAATTTGCCAGCCAGCAATCGGAAGACGTTGCACCGGTATTTGTTAATTTTGAAGAGCAAATCGAGAAATCGGAGCTGATGCCCGGTGTTGAGATGTTTTATATCAAAAATAAAAATAACGAGATTTTCACGCTCAACTACATCATCGACATGGGTAAAAATCACAACCGGCTTTTTCCGCTGGCGGTGAATTACCTTCCCTATCTGGGCACCGATAAATACACCGCTGCCGAGCTGCAGCGTGAGCTTTTCCGTTTGGGGCTTTCCTTTGGCGTGAGCGCCGGCGACGACCGCTCGTATGTTTATATCTCTGGCCTTAGTAAATCGTATGTTGAAGCCATTGAGTTACTTGAAGATGTGCTCAAAAATGCCAAACCTGATCAGCAGGCCTACTCTGATTATGTGGACGGATTGCTTAAAAAACAAAACAACAGCAAGAAAAATCAAAATGCCATTCTCTGGGGCGGTCTGCTCAACTATGGCATCTATGGTCAGAACTCTTCGTTTCGTAATGTGATTCCTGCAGATGAACTCAAAGCCATCGATCCGGCAACGCTTACCGATATGATCGGGGAGATGACCAACTTCGAGCATAAGATTTTTTACTACGGTCCGGCCAGTTTCGACCATGCCCGCAAAGAGATCAAAAATCTACACAGCCTGCCCGACGCGGTGACACCTCTGCCCGAAGAGATCAAGTACGTGCAGCTCGACAATACCGAAAGCAAAGTTTACATCGTCGATTATGACATGGTGCAGGCCAACGTGATTCTGGTAAGTAAAAGCAGTACGTTCGACAAAAACCTCATCGCTCCTTCACAACTTTTCGGCGAATACTTTGGCGGTGGTCTCTCCTCCATCGTCTTTCAGGAAATTCGTGAATCGCGGGCACTGGCTTACAGCGCTTTCTGCACATTCTCCGTCCCACGCGATACGCTCCTCAACAACTCCGTATATGGCTTTGTGGGCACCCAGGCCGACAAACTGGAAATGGCCACCACCGCCATGCTCGAGCTGATGAACCAGATGCCCGTGGCCGAAAAACAGTTTGAGCTGGCCAAGGAATCGATCATCAAAAAGATTAACACCGAGCGCATCATCAAAGACGGTGTTTTCTGGACCTACCTCAGCAACATGGACAAAGGCATCGACTACGACATCCGCCGCGACGTTTATGAATACGCCAACAACGTTACCATCGAGAGCTTCCGCCAGGATTTCTTCGACAAGTTAATCAGCGGACATCATTACAACTTCATGATTCTGGGCAATAAAAACAGCCTCGATATGGCTGCGCTTTCGCGGATAGCCAAGCCCGAAGTGCTGACGCTGGAAGAGGTTTTTAATTATTAATAAAGAGATTGTACCAATGCAAAAACCCGGGCAAATCGTCCGGGTTTTTTATTTATCACTGACTTGTTTTTCGGTACTTGTCCACGAATTTCCGCCAATTAAGCGAATTATCGCTAATTTCCTTGTCGCGAAAAGTCGCGGATTGCATTATTTAAAGATACAAACAACGATAAGCCGCCGGAGCGTTTACTTTTACTTTGAATTTTGTATCTTTCTCAACCACAAAAGTCTCGAAAGGCTTGTAGGTTTTCCACTCTTTCTGGCCAGGCAGTTGCACCACCAGCTCGCCCGAAGTTACGGTCATGTGTTCGATGGTGCTGGTGCCAAATTCATATTCGCCTGCAGCCATCACGCCGG from Bacteroidales bacterium carries:
- a CDS encoding pyrimidine/purine nucleoside phosphorylase yields the protein MLKVNEYYDGKVKSIGFENADGKITTGVMAAGEYEFGTSTIEHMTVTSGELVVQLPGQKEWKTYKPFETFVVEKDTKFKVKVNAPAAYRCLYL
- a CDS encoding insulinase family protein, which produces MKRLQLVLLLAAVGMMFACQSEKYKVTTHTDSNDYTYTTVADDPLQTRVYTLDNGLTVYLSVNPDEPRISTLIGVRAGSTSDPIETTGLAHYFEHMMFKGTGKIGTVNWAEEEPILKEIENLFDEHKNASDPEAKKRIYKSIDSLSGIAATFVATNEYDKMVSSIGAKNTNAGTSYDYTVYINDIPANELKKWLSLESERFSHIVLRLFHTELETVYEEFNMYQDRDRSRMVAVMMKAMFPNHPYGRDVIGLPEHIKNPSMKNIYEFAHTWYVPNNMAVALAGDLDFDATIKMIDETFGKIPSKELPKVVQPVEVPLEGSIVKEVTGPDAESMMLAFRFDGDYSYDNKMVTMISQLLSNGQAGLIDLNLVQQQKVLNAYSYAQFLKDYGMHVFAASPRQDQSLEEVKDLMLEQLDKIKNGEFDDWMIEALVNDMRLSEIRSNESNFSRVYTYVDNYVKGISIDERLRFMDSMEKITKEEIVNFANTHYTDNYVVVYKRHGVSDNIMRVEKPALTPVPINKEYQSEFFKEFASQQSEDVAPVFVNFEEQIEKSELMPGVEMFYIKNKNNEIFTLNYIIDMGKNHNRLFPLAVNYLPYLGTDKYTAAELQRELFRLGLSFGVSAGDDRSYVYISGLSKSYVEAIELLEDVLKNAKPDQQAYSDYVDGLLKKQNNSKKNQNAILWGGLLNYGIYGQNSSFRNVIPADELKAIDPATLTDMIGEMTNFEHKIFYYGPASFDHARKEIKNLHSLPDAVTPLPEEIKYVQLDNTESKVYIVDYDMVQANVILVSKSSTFDKNLIAPSQLFGEYFGGGLSSIVFQEIRESRALAYSAFCTFSVPRDTLLNNSVYGFVGTQADKLEMATTAMLELMNQMPVAEKQFELAKESIIKKINTERIIKDGVFWTYLSNMDKGIDYDIRRDVYEYANNVTIESFRQDFFDKLISGHHYNFMILGNKNSLDMAALSRIAKPEVLTLEEVFNY